CAGGTATTATCATATAAGCGTTCACAACGTTCCCTGCATCATCTAGGAATATGTCGATCTTACCGTGGCCTTCCAGCCTCGTTATTGGGTCGATGGATATTTGCTTCACTTCTTCATCACCTTCCTGTTAATAATCGAATGCGGCAATGAATACTTGTAAAAAGTGCCAACCGGATCCTTAATCTGATTTATCAATTTCTCAGGATCATAACCTCCTTCTTTCTCCTCTTCAACCCCGAGAATCGATGCTAAAGCGCTTAACATGGCTGCTCCTTGCTCCGGCACATTAGGACAGGGCCCACCGCATCCAGTGCAAGGATAATCAACGTTCAAACACTGCGCACCGCAGCCTGCCCGTGTGGCCGGACCCATGCAGAGTATTCCTTGTTCAAGAAGACACTTTTCTGGATCTGGCGCCTTTTCATACACACGGTAGATTTTTGAAATTTTCTTCTGTTCCTTCTTTCGAGGGCATTCGTCACAGACAGATTTTGATGGTGCCAACACCGCGCCCTTTGGTGGCAATTCACCCTTTGTAATGGCATCAAGAGCGTTAACTATTAGGTCCACTGGTGGGGGGCATCCTGGAAGATAATAATCAACGTCTACGGTTTGATCAAGCGTTTTTACAGTGTCGTAGAATTCAGGTTTATCCAACTCGCCTTCTTTAACTTTAACAGGGCTAGCTGGCACTACCTTATCTGGATTTTTTGTCGATGGAGTTTCGCAGTAGACTCTTTCAAATATCTCTTTACGGTCATGCAAGTTAGCCAGTCCGGGAATACATCCTTCGTGGGCACATGAGCCAAAAGCAACAAGGACCTTAGTTTTTTGCCTAAGTAGCTTCGCCATGTGTTCGTTTTCTGAGTTGCGTATGGCGCCGTTGAATAGGCAGACGTCTATGCTTTTGTCTGGCATGGCTTCAACGTCTTTGTACTTAATGTCCATAGCTACTGGCCAGAACACTATGTCTGCTTTTGCAACAACGTCCAAGATTTTTTCATTAATGTCCAAAACAGCTATCTCGCAGCCGCCACAACTAGCAGCCCAATAAAACGCAAACTTCAGTTTATCCAATTGCATTTCCTCCATTTTTAAGGGGGCTGGGACCAAGTTTTTTAAGTTTTGTTACCATGTCTTTCACCACAGCAGCGAACTTATCGCCTTCTGAGGCTGAAATCCACTCTAGTCTTAGGCGCTCGGGTTCGACGCCGAGTTGAGAAAGCATATTTTCCAAGAGGATAAATCTTTTTTGAGCTTTAAAGTTGCCTGAAAGATAGTGGCAGTCGGAGGGAAGGTGGCAACCAGCCACTAGAACACCATCTGCGCCATCTTTAAAAGCTTCTAGAATGAAAGCAGGGTCAACTCTGCCACTGCACATAACTCTTATTATCCGTATGTTCGGCGGATACTGAATCCTGCTTGTTCCAGCTAGATCAGCTCCCGCATAGGCACACCAATTGCATAGGAAACCGATTATTGTAGGTTCAAACTCGGGCACTTCAGTATTCCCTCATCTTGTAATTCTTGGTGTTCTTCTCCGCGCGCGTGAGTTAGAGGTTTATCAGTCTTATTACAAATAAATAAATCTTCAGCTTCAACGTCCCTGTATTTAATGTCCATAGCCACGGGCAAAAACAAAACATTCATCTTTTCTTTAACCATTTTTCTAACTACTTCTACTTTGAATCTGGATTAAAAGTTCAGAGGGTTTTACTCTGAGTTCATTTAAAGCAAGCTCTTCAGGTGTAAAGCCCATTGCAAGACCCAATAACTGCGGATAATGCAGTACAGGTAGGCTGAATTTTTCGTTAAAGGTTCTCTCAATTCTAGGCTGATTCATGTCAAACATCATGTGACAGAATGGACAAACTGTAACTAGTACTTGGGCCCCTACATTTGTGATGTGATCAAGTTTTTCTTTCGCCATGCGGAAAGGAATTGACTCATTAACGCCTATTATTGGATTTCCGCAGCATTCAGCCTCACTTATATAGTCTAGACATTTTGCGCCGGTTAATTCAATCAATTCTTTGAGAAGTCTTGGATTTTCAGGATCGTCTTTTTCTATAAGCTTTTTAGGACGGCCGATGTGGCATCCGGTATGTTGAGCAACATGGAGGGCAGTCAGCGGTTTTTTGACAGCGTTCTTTATCTTTTCAAAGCCTACATCTTCGGCTAAGGCATAAACAAGATGTTTAACCTCTATTGTTCCTTTGAATTCCATTCCAAACTCGGAAAGGTACTTGTTGATTCTTTCTCTTTCTTCTCTGTCTTCCTTAAGCGTCTTGTTCACCTTGTATAATGTGCCGAAACAGCCGTTGCATAGGGTTAAGATGTCCATGTTTTCTTTTTCTGCAACGCAGAGGTTTCTTGCAGCTAAGGTTAACATTACGTCGTGATTTACGGGGTTCATTGGGAAGCCGCAGCAGTTGTATTCGGGCATTTCAAAGATTTCCACTCCAAGTTCTGTTAGAACTTTTCTTGCTGAGATTTCGTAGCTTGAAAGCCTATAGGGTATAACGCATCCCAAGAACAGTAAAAATCGCGGTTTTTCTTCAGCCATTCTACTCCACCTTCTCAAATGTTTCTACACTTTCAAGAAGTTTTGTGAAGCCAGTCTTCTCGAAGAGTTTTGTTATTTCTTCAGGTTTGGTTTTAGGCAGTAGGGGTAAGCCCATTTGAGCTCTTCTCTTGTGGCGTGACTCGGGGATTATGTACACAAAACCAGTCTTCATCAGGTTGTCCGCTAATGCCTTGTAGACAAGCGGTGTTGAATTTGTGTACTTCACGGATAGATTTCGGAGGACACGCACAACATTAGCAACATCAACGTCTTGGGGACAGCGATCGATACATGTATAGCATGTTGTGCAGAGCCAGAGATCCTTGTCTGAGAGAATTCTGTCTTTTAAGCCAAATTGTACCATACGTGCGATTTTTCTGGGTCTATAAAAGTCGCTGAAACGTGAAACTGGACAGTCTGAAGTGCAGGTGCCACATTGGAAGCATAGCATAATTTTTTCTGCGCCGTGAATCTTAGAAACTTCGTTCTTGAAATTTGGATCGAGTTGCCCAGCCGTAATAACTTGAGCAGTTTGGGACATCAACTCTTACCTCCAGCTTTTACTGGGTTAGGACCAAGCTTCTTAATGTCTTCCACCATTTCTTTTACAACTGTTGCAAATTTTTCGCCTTCAGACGCCGAAATCCACTCTAAACGAAGTCTTTCTGGTTCGATTCCCATCTGCTTTAAAAGTCGTTTAAGCAAAGCTACCCTACGTTGAGCTTTGAAGTTCCCGCTGACGTAGTGGCAGTCGGAGGGCAGATGGCAACCAGCCACTAAAACACCGTCTGCGCCATCTTTAAGAGCCTCTAGAATGAAAGCAGGGTCAACTCTGCCACTGCACATGACGCGAATTATCCGTATATTTGGTGGGTATTGGATTCTGCTGACGCCTGCAAGGTCTGCTCCTGCGTATGCGCACCAGTTGCAGAGGAACCCGATTATTTTTGGTTCGAAAGTTTCTTTCTTGCTCATGCTTTTATTTCCTCCATCAAAGCGGCTTTAACTTGAGACATAATTTCTTCGTTGGTAAAATGTCCTAATGTTATGGCTTTAGTTGGGCATGCTGTTCCGCATACTCCACAACCTTTACACAAGGCTTCAATCACGTGTGCGGTTATTTTCTCGTCTTCTTCTTTCGTTTCTATAGAGTTGTAGGGACAGAGATGCTCGCAAATTCTACAGCCGCTGCACAAATCTTCATCCACATTTGCCACTATCCCCTCCATCTCAAGTGTCTTCTTAGAAAGGATTGTTGCAGCTCTGGCTGCTGCTGCACATGCTTGCGAGATGCTTTCGTCAATAAACTTTGGGGAGTGCGCCATCCCGCACAGGAAAACTCCATCAGTTTGAAAGTCTACAGGTCTAAGTTTCACGTGGGCCTCTAGAAAGAAGCCATCATTTGTTAATGGCACTTTAAGCATCTCTGATAGACGTTTGTTGTCTGGGTTTGGAATCATGGCTGCACTTAAGACAACAATGTCTGGTTCGATTTCAATTTCCCCTTTTATTACGGGCTCCCAGAACAGTACTTTGAGTTTCCCATCCTCGTTCGTTACTCTGGGTTTTCTATCATCATCATAGTTTACGAATAACACACCTTGCGTTGCAGCTTCTCGGTAATAGTCTTCTTTGAAGCCGTAGCTTCTCACATCCTTGTATAATACATAAACGTCTGTTTCAGGGCTTATTTCCTTGATTTTTAAGGCGTTCTTAATCGCTTGTCCGCAGCATATTCTCGAACAGTTGGGTCTTTCTTCAGTTCTAGCGCCTACACATTGAATCATGACAACGTTTTTGGCTTTGAACTCGCCTCTTGCGATTTTCTCCTCCAGCTCGTGTTGCGTCGTGACACCTAGAGCTTCGCCGAATAGGTATTCTGTGGGCTTGTAATCAACTGCGCCTGTGGCAACTATCACTATCCCGTTTTCTATTTCTTTTTCTAAGCCGTTGTGGATTATTTTCGACTTGAAATTGCCGACGAATCCGCTAACATTGGTAACTTCTGCACCCAGATAAACAGTAATTTTATCGTTTTCCATAACTTCCTTCACTAGTTTGTTTAGGTGCTCTTCGGGGTCTTCACCTTCAAGCAGATAATAAATTTCACGTAAATGCCCTCCCAATTCCTTTTCACGTTCCACAAGATGAACTTCAAAACCTTGCCTAGCAAGTTCTAGGGCTGCAGTCATGCCAGAGACTCCGCCGCCGATAACCAAGCCAATGGGTGTCACGTTTATTATCGGCTTTTTCAAAGGTTTCAGTAGTCGCGCTTTTGCAACAATAGAGTGAACTAGTTCTTTGGCTTTTTCCGTTGCCTTTTCCGGTTCGTGCATATGCACCCAGCTACACTGGTCGCGTATATTTGCCATCTCAAACAAGTACGGGTTTAAGCCAGCCTCCCGCGCAGTTTCTTTAAACAATGGCTCATGGGTTCGCGGTGTGCATGAAGCTACAACGACGCGGTTCAGACTAAATTCTTTAATTTTCTCCCTTATGTTCTCCTGTGTATCCTGCGAACAAGTATAGAGGTTCGCCTCTGCATAAACCACATTTGGCAACTTGTTAGCGTACTTCACAACCTCTGGCACGTTCACTATTCCCCCAATGTTTATTCCACAATGACAAACAAAAACGCCTATGCGCGCTTCTTCCTGAGTTACGTCTCTTTCCAGCGGGTATTCCTTTTCAACTATTTCTTTTCCCCTTCCAGCCGCAATTAGGCTCATTGCTTTGGCTGCCGCTCCGCTTGCTTGTGCAACGCTTTCTGGAATGTCCTTGGGGGCAGAGAAGGCTCCGCAGACAAATATGCCGGGTTTCGAAGTTTCCACGGGTGAGAAAACATTTGTTTCGCAGAATTTGTATCTGTTAAGTTTTATTTCTAATGTTTCAGCTAGTTTTTCAGCTTGTTTAAGAGGGTGCATTCCAATGGACAGGACTACCATGTCGAATTCTTCGGTTTTGGGCTCCCCGTTTTCCACGTAGTATAGATAGAGATTGTGCGTGGACGGATCTTCTGTAACGCTTGCGGCTCTTGACCTTACGAACCTTATGCCATGTTCTCCTTTAGCACGGTCATAATAAGCGTCGAATCCCTTTCCGTAGGCTCGTATATCCATGTAAAAAATTGTGCAATTCAGTTTGATGGGTACATGCTCTTTAGCTATTATCGCTTCCTTAATGCCATACATACAACAGGCGGCAGAACAGTAGTTGTTTCCAAGCTTCACATCACGTGAACCTACACATTGAACAAAAGCTATTTTTTGGGGGATTTCGCCATCTGAAGGCCTTAAAACAAGTCCCCCGTATGGCCCTGAAGCGCTCAAAATACGTTCAAATTCCGTGCTTGTAACAACGTTAGGAAATCGCCCATAGCCGTATTCGCTTTTCTTTCTTGCATCGAACGGTTCGAAGCCTGGTGCAAGAATAATTGAGCCTACTTTTAGGGCCGCTTCGCTGTCCTGTTGGTCGTATTCAACTGCTTTTGCCTTGCAGATTTCTTGGCATGTTCCACATCCTAC
This is a stretch of genomic DNA from Candidatus Bathyarchaeota archaeon. It encodes these proteins:
- a CDS encoding hydrogenase iron-sulfur subunit, which gives rise to MPEFEPTIIGFLCNWCAYAGADLAGTSRIQYPPNIRIIRVMCSGRVDPAFILEAFKDGADGVLVAGCHLPSDCHYLSGNFKAQKRFILLENMLSQLGVEPERLRLEWISASEGDKFAAVVKDMVTKLKKLGPSPLKNGGNAIG
- a CDS encoding CoB--CoM heterodisulfide reductase iron-sulfur subunit A family protein; this encodes MVEEKIGAVLVVGGGVGGIQSALDLADSGFKVYLIDKSPSIGGVMARLDKTFPTNDCAMCILAPKLVATGRHPNVTLITNGEVIGLNGEAGNFEVKVRKRSRYINEEKCNGCGLCAQKCPVEAVDVFNEGLSNRSAIYVDYPQAVPLKFVIDREKCVGCGTCQEICKAKAVEYDQQDSEAALKVGSIILAPGFEPFDARKKSEYGYGRFPNVVTSTEFERILSASGPYGGLVLRPSDGEIPQKIAFVQCVGSRDVKLGNNYCSAACCMYGIKEAIIAKEHVPIKLNCTIFYMDIRAYGKGFDAYYDRAKGEHGIRFVRSRAASVTEDPSTHNLYLYYVENGEPKTEEFDMVVLSIGMHPLKQAEKLAETLEIKLNRYKFCETNVFSPVETSKPGIFVCGAFSAPKDIPESVAQASGAAAKAMSLIAAGRGKEIVEKEYPLERDVTQEEARIGVFVCHCGINIGGIVNVPEVVKYANKLPNVVYAEANLYTCSQDTQENIREKIKEFSLNRVVVASCTPRTHEPLFKETAREAGLNPYLFEMANIRDQCSWVHMHEPEKATEKAKELVHSIVAKARLLKPLKKPIINVTPIGLVIGGGVSGMTAALELARQGFEVHLVEREKELGGHLREIYYLLEGEDPEEHLNKLVKEVMENDKITVYLGAEVTNVSGFVGNFKSKIIHNGLEKEIENGIVIVATGAVDYKPTEYLFGEALGVTTQHELEEKIARGEFKAKNVVMIQCVGARTEERPNCSRICCGQAIKNALKIKEISPETDVYVLYKDVRSYGFKEDYYREAATQGVLFVNYDDDRKPRVTNEDGKLKVLFWEPVIKGEIEIEPDIVVLSAAMIPNPDNKRLSEMLKVPLTNDGFFLEAHVKLRPVDFQTDGVFLCGMAHSPKFIDESISQACAAAARAATILSKKTLEMEGIVANVDEDLCSGCRICEHLCPYNSIETKEEDEKITAHVIEALCKGCGVCGTACPTKAITLGHFTNEEIMSQVKAALMEEIKA
- a CDS encoding oxidoreductase, whose product is MDKLKFAFYWAASCGGCEIAVLDINEKILDVVAKADIVFWPVAMDIKYKDVEAMPDKSIDVCLFNGAIRNSENEHMAKLLRQKTKVLVAFGSCAHEGCIPGLANLHDRKEIFERVYCETPSTKNPDKVVPASPVKVKEGELDKPEFYDTVKTLDQTVDVDYYLPGCPPPVDLIVNALDAITKGELPPKGAVLAPSKSVCDECPRKKEQKKISKIYRVYEKAPDPEKCLLEQGILCMGPATRAGCGAQCLNVDYPCTGCGGPCPNVPEQGAAMLSALASILGVEEEKEGGYDPEKLINQIKDPVGTFYKYSLPHSIINRKVMKK
- a CDS encoding CoB--CoM heterodisulfide reductase iron-sulfur subunit B family protein, translating into MAEEKPRFLLFLGCVIPYRLSSYEISARKVLTELGVEIFEMPEYNCCGFPMNPVNHDVMLTLAARNLCVAEKENMDILTLCNGCFGTLYKVNKTLKEDREERERINKYLSEFGMEFKGTIEVKHLVYALAEDVGFEKIKNAVKKPLTALHVAQHTGCHIGRPKKLIEKDDPENPRLLKELIELTGAKCLDYISEAECCGNPIIGVNESIPFRMAKEKLDHITNVGAQVLVTVCPFCHMMFDMNQPRIERTFNEKFSLPVLHYPQLLGLAMGFTPEELALNELRVKPSELLIQIQSRSS
- a CDS encoding 4Fe-4S dicluster domain-containing protein; the encoded protein is MSQTAQVITAGQLDPNFKNEVSKIHGAEKIMLCFQCGTCTSDCPVSRFSDFYRPRKIARMVQFGLKDRILSDKDLWLCTTCYTCIDRCPQDVDVANVVRVLRNLSVKYTNSTPLVYKALADNLMKTGFVYIIPESRHKRRAQMGLPLLPKTKPEEITKLFEKTGFTKLLESVETFEKVE
- a CDS encoding hydrogenase iron-sulfur subunit, which translates into the protein MSKKETFEPKIIGFLCNWCAYAGADLAGVSRIQYPPNIRIIRVMCSGRVDPAFILEALKDGADGVLVAGCHLPSDCHYVSGNFKAQRRVALLKRLLKQMGIEPERLRLEWISASEGEKFATVVKEMVEDIKKLGPNPVKAGGKS